Proteins encoded together in one Gemmatimonadota bacterium window:
- a CDS encoding prolyl oligopeptidase family serine peptidase: MRPTRLLPVLALLLTATVAGAQEKRPIEVEDQFLMRRVGSPVVSPDGEWIAYTVSRTSLEDEQSYTRIYMSPAGGGEAVALTADEKSAGSPGWSPDGRYITFTASRDGAKNQVWALDRRGGEAFALTDVEQGIGGYRWSADATRLLLTIRDPEEEEEDEDQKENAPQDPWVIDRLQFKRDNTGYLTGNRKTHLYVLDIDSRELTQLTSGEWDESLGVWSPDGTRIAFASNRTEEPDGNSNSDIWIVSADLGEPTDSPMRVTSNEGSDGSPAWSPDGRTLAYTTVVRPDLIWYATTHLAVISADGGEPRLLTREMDRNVRSPRFSEDGEWIWFRLEDSGENHIARIRANGNGVERIVAGPLSASGFDWRAGTFAVHISTLDQPGEIFTVPGVDRGNAGGSGDRARITNHNDDFLATVVVAETKNVQFRSGDGTEVEGFVTFPPDYVAGQRYPTLLRIHGGPVSQYAHSFQFESQLFAANGYLVVRANPRGSSGYGQDFSAALWADWGNPDFQDVMAGIDYAIEQGWADPDRLGVGGWSYGGILTNYVITQTKRFQGAITGASEVLYIANYGHDHYQRQWEAELGLPWEDNNRETWERISPFNKVQDIETPTLIMGGEDDWNVPILNSEQLYQALRRRGVPTQLVVYPGQSHGIQVPSYQVDRHERYLAWYDKWVKESTKPVTDGLGDEASTPTSAAYVPGPGDAWQVRAPEELNMDPIKLQEAVDYTLAHETTQIPDDPGVYLRSRFEGLPHQEIVGPTAERGGVNGIVVKDGYIVAEWGDTDREDMTFSVTKSYLSTVAGLAFDDGLIRDLDDPIGEYVTDGAYASRHNSQITWHNLLQQTSEWEGTLWGKPDAADRRRGIDRELQTPGTFWEYNDVRVNLMAYSLLHLFRRPLPDVLRERIMDPIGASAEWRWHGYETSWTEIDGERMQSVSGGGHWGGGLIIDTRDHARFGLLALRGGVWGEERLVSSDWFRMAAEPTDIQPNYGYMWWLNTEREGLPAAPESAFYANGAGSTNIIYVDREHDLVTVTRWVDGAEHVNEFIRLVLESIAGTR, from the coding sequence ATGCGTCCGACTCGCCTACTCCCCGTCCTCGCCCTTCTCCTGACTGCGACCGTAGCGGGTGCGCAGGAAAAGCGCCCCATTGAGGTCGAGGACCAGTTCCTCATGCGCAGGGTCGGCTCACCCGTCGTGAGCCCCGACGGGGAGTGGATCGCCTACACGGTCTCGCGCACGTCGCTGGAAGACGAGCAGTCGTACACGCGCATCTACATGAGTCCGGCCGGCGGTGGCGAGGCGGTCGCGCTCACGGCTGACGAGAAGTCGGCGGGATCGCCGGGCTGGAGCCCGGACGGGCGCTACATCACCTTCACCGCCTCCCGGGACGGTGCGAAGAACCAGGTCTGGGCGCTGGACCGACGCGGTGGCGAGGCCTTCGCGCTCACCGACGTCGAGCAGGGCATCGGCGGATACCGTTGGTCCGCGGACGCAACGCGTCTGCTACTCACGATCCGCGATCCCGAGGAGGAAGAAGAGGACGAGGACCAGAAGGAGAACGCGCCGCAAGATCCGTGGGTGATCGACCGCCTTCAGTTCAAGCGTGACAACACAGGCTACCTGACCGGCAATCGGAAAACGCACCTGTACGTTCTCGATATCGATTCGCGGGAGCTGACGCAGCTGACGTCCGGTGAGTGGGACGAGTCGTTGGGCGTGTGGAGCCCCGACGGCACCCGCATCGCTTTTGCGTCGAACCGGACCGAGGAGCCCGACGGCAACTCGAACTCGGACATCTGGATCGTGTCCGCCGATCTCGGCGAGCCGACGGACAGTCCCATGCGTGTGACGAGCAACGAGGGCTCCGACGGCTCGCCTGCGTGGAGTCCCGACGGGCGCACGCTCGCGTACACCACGGTCGTCCGGCCGGACCTCATCTGGTACGCGACGACCCATCTGGCCGTGATCTCCGCCGACGGCGGCGAGCCCCGGCTGCTGACGAGGGAGATGGACCGAAACGTGCGCAGCCCTCGCTTCTCGGAGGACGGCGAGTGGATCTGGTTCCGCTTGGAGGACTCGGGGGAAAACCATATCGCGCGCATCCGGGCGAACGGAAATGGGGTGGAGCGTATCGTGGCTGGGCCACTCTCGGCGTCCGGATTCGACTGGCGGGCGGGCACGTTCGCCGTCCATATCAGCACGCTCGACCAACCGGGCGAGATCTTCACGGTCCCTGGCGTCGACAGAGGGAACGCTGGAGGGAGCGGCGACCGGGCCCGCATCACGAACCACAATGACGACTTCCTCGCGACCGTCGTCGTCGCGGAGACGAAGAACGTCCAGTTCCGCTCCGGGGACGGCACCGAGGTCGAGGGCTTCGTCACCTTCCCGCCGGACTACGTGGCGGGCCAGCGTTATCCGACGCTGCTCCGCATTCACGGCGGTCCGGTGTCGCAGTACGCTCACTCGTTCCAGTTCGAGTCGCAGCTCTTCGCGGCGAACGGATATCTCGTGGTGAGGGCGAACCCACGCGGCTCGTCCGGCTACGGGCAGGACTTCTCGGCGGCGCTCTGGGCCGACTGGGGCAACCCGGACTTTCAGGACGTCATGGCCGGTATCGACTACGCGATCGAACAGGGCTGGGCAGATCCAGACCGGCTCGGCGTGGGCGGCTGGTCTTACGGCGGTATCCTAACCAACTACGTGATCACGCAGACGAAGCGTTTCCAGGGTGCGATCACCGGCGCCAGCGAGGTCCTCTACATCGCCAACTATGGGCACGACCACTACCAGCGTCAGTGGGAAGCCGAGCTGGGCCTGCCCTGGGAGGACAACAACCGCGAGACGTGGGAGCGCATCAGCCCCTTCAACAAGGTGCAGGACATCGAGACGCCCACGCTCATCATGGGCGGGGAGGACGACTGGAACGTGCCGATCCTCAACTCCGAGCAGCTCTATCAGGCGCTCCGTCGCAGGGGCGTGCCGACGCAACTCGTGGTCTATCCCGGCCAGAGTCACGGTATCCAAGTGCCCTCGTACCAGGTGGATCGACATGAGAGGTATCTGGCCTGGTACGATAAATGGGTGAAGGAGTCGACGAAGCCGGTCACCGATGGTCTCGGCGACGAGGCCAGCACCCCGACCTCCGCCGCCTACGTGCCCGGCCCCGGCGACGCCTGGCAGGTCCGGGCGCCCGAAGAGCTCAACATGGATCCCATCAAGCTCCAGGAAGCCGTCGACTACACGCTCGCCCACGAGACGACCCAGATCCCCGACGACCCCGGTGTCTATTTGCGGTCGCGTTTCGAGGGGTTGCCGCATCAAGAGATCGTCGGCCCGACAGCCGAGCGGGGAGGCGTGAACGGCATCGTCGTGAAAGACGGCTACATCGTCGCCGAGTGGGGCGACACCGACCGCGAGGACATGACGTTCTCCGTGACCAAGTCCTACCTCTCCACGGTCGCGGGCCTCGCGTTCGACGACGGGCTCATCAGAGATTTGGACGACCCCATCGGCGAGTATGTCACCGATGGGGCATACGCCTCCCGCCACAATTCGCAGATCACTTGGCACAACCTTCTGCAGCAGACGAGCGAATGGGAGGGCACTCTATGGGGAAAGCCCGACGCAGCCGACCGGCGGCGTGGCATCGACCGTGAGCTACAGACGCCCGGCACGTTCTGGGAGTACAACGACGTGCGCGTCAATCTAATGGCGTATTCGCTGCTCCACCTTTTTCGTCGACCGCTGCCGGACGTGCTCAGAGAAAGGATCATGGACCCGATCGGCGCCTCGGCGGAGTGGCGCTGGCACGGCTACGAAACGTCGTGGACCGAGATCGATGGCGAGCGCATGCAGTCAGTGAGCGGCGGCGGCCACTGGGGTGGCGGTCTCATCATCGACACCCGCGACCACGCCCGCTTCGGCCTGCTCGCGCTACGCGGCGGCGTGTGGGGTGAGGAGAGGCTCGTCTCGAGCGATTGGTTCAGGATGGCTGCGGAGCCGACCGACATACAACCGAACTACGGTTACATGTGGTGGCTGAACACGGAGCGAGAGGGCTTGCCGGCTGCGCCCGAATCGGCATTCTATGCGAACGGAGCCGGATCGACGAACATCATCTACGTCGATCGTGAGCACGATCTCGTAACCGTCACTCGGTGGGTCGACGGCGCCGAGCACGTGAACGAGTTTATCAGGTTGGTATTGGAATCGATCGCGGGAACACGGTAA
- a CDS encoding polysaccharide deacetylase codes for MSPFSTASLLLLPCLVSACQETSNSQTSSGSDPPWEWTEQEVRNAVNQVRAGRDLNPDSWPGGARVAVLFSFDVDNETVLGLRDGTVSAGPLSQGQYGSRVALPRVVDLMDREQVPATFFFPAWSLKLAPEQADVIHASGVHEIAVHGWIHERNTALDAATEERLLRQAVDAITEITGTAPVGYRAPSWNFSANTLDIVRRMGFLYESSLMADDRPYELVQDGQPTGIVELPVEWILDDAPLFNPQGTRYSPPREVMQVWIDEFDGAWEEGTMFLLTMHPHIMGHRSRIVALEGLITHMKAKGDVWFGTHEAAARYVREQAGMDG; via the coding sequence ATGTCACCGTTTTCGACCGCATCCCTACTCCTTCTGCCCTGCCTTGTCAGCGCTTGTCAGGAGACCAGCAACTCTCAGACATCCTCAGGCTCCGACCCACCTTGGGAGTGGACCGAGCAGGAGGTCCGCAACGCGGTGAACCAGGTCCGCGCGGGTCGGGACCTGAACCCCGACAGTTGGCCGGGCGGCGCGCGGGTCGCGGTGCTCTTCAGCTTCGATGTCGACAACGAGACGGTGCTGGGTTTGCGTGACGGGACGGTCAGCGCAGGGCCGCTGTCGCAGGGGCAGTACGGCTCGCGCGTGGCACTGCCGCGCGTGGTAGATCTGATGGATCGCGAGCAGGTCCCGGCGACCTTCTTCTTCCCCGCATGGAGCTTGAAGCTCGCGCCGGAACAGGCGGACGTGATCCACGCCTCTGGCGTGCACGAGATCGCGGTGCACGGTTGGATCCACGAGCGTAACACCGCGCTCGACGCGGCCACGGAGGAGCGGTTGCTGCGTCAGGCGGTCGACGCGATCACCGAAATCACGGGCACAGCCCCCGTCGGATACCGCGCTCCGTCCTGGAATTTCAGCGCAAACACACTCGACATCGTGCGTCGCATGGGCTTTCTGTACGAGAGCTCTCTGATGGCGGACGATCGGCCGTACGAGCTGGTGCAAGACGGGCAGCCCACGGGCATCGTCGAGCTTCCTGTCGAATGGATCCTCGACGACGCCCCGCTCTTCAACCCCCAGGGCACGCGCTATAGCCCGCCTCGCGAAGTGATGCAGGTGTGGATCGACGAGTTCGACGGAGCGTGGGAAGAGGGCACGATGTTCCTGCTGACCATGCACCCTCACATCATGGGCCACCGCTCGCGCATCGTGGCGCTCGAAGGACTCATCACCCACATGAAGGCGAAAGGCGATGTCTGGTTCGGCACCCACGAGGCGGCGGCTCGCTACGTGCGTGAGCAGGCGGGGATGGACGGGTGA
- a CDS encoding PhzF family phenazine biosynthesis protein: MQLPFHTLDVFTDRTFGGNPLGVFPDAAHLPTDLMQRIALEMHLSETVFLGPPETAEGSARLRIFTPVREVPFAGHPTVGSAIFLAARGAGLDGADANDSLTFVLEENVGPVPVAVRLKDGTPVFAQFTTAVLPEHRPSPHSPEDLARMVGLDAADVCPDGLPVEMVSCGLPYHIIPVRTIDAVRRAVLDMARWTQMLADGWAHHVYLMCPQAEGEGVDVRVRMFAPGSGVPEDPATGSAAASLGGYLSKLDGRSEASLAWTIEQGLELGRPSIIHVEADRAAGDTTAVRVGGSAIFVSRGTMTICE; encoded by the coding sequence ATGCAACTCCCGTTCCATACGCTCGACGTCTTCACCGACCGGACGTTCGGCGGCAACCCGCTCGGGGTCTTCCCTGACGCGGCGCACCTGCCGACCGACCTGATGCAGCGCATCGCGCTGGAGATGCACCTCTCGGAGACCGTCTTCCTCGGCCCGCCGGAGACCGCGGAGGGGTCGGCTCGCTTGCGCATCTTCACGCCGGTCCGGGAGGTTCCGTTCGCGGGTCACCCGACCGTGGGGTCGGCGATCTTCCTGGCGGCTCGAGGCGCGGGGCTGGATGGGGCGGACGCGAACGATTCGCTCACGTTCGTGCTCGAGGAGAACGTGGGACCGGTACCGGTGGCGGTCCGCTTGAAGGACGGCACACCGGTATTCGCCCAATTCACGACCGCGGTGCTGCCGGAGCATCGCCCGTCCCCTCACTCCCCCGAAGACTTGGCGCGCATGGTGGGCCTGGACGCCGCCGACGTCTGTCCCGATGGCCTGCCGGTCGAGATGGTCTCGTGCGGTCTCCCGTACCACATCATTCCGGTCCGGACCATCGACGCGGTTCGGCGCGCGGTGCTCGACATGGCGCGCTGGACGCAGATGCTAGCGGACGGCTGGGCTCACCACGTGTATCTGATGTGTCCCCAAGCCGAGGGCGAAGGCGTCGACGTGCGTGTGCGCATGTTCGCCCCGGGCTCGGGCGTGCCCGAGGACCCGGCGACCGGCTCGGCTGCCGCCTCGCTCGGTGGCTACCTCTCCAAGCTCGATGGCCGCTCAGAAGCGTCCCTCGCCTGGACCATCGAGCAAGGCCTCGAGCTGGGCCGGCCGAGCATCATCCACGTCGAGGCGGACCGCGCGGCGGGTGACACGACGGCGGTGCGGGTCGGCGGAAGCGCGATCTTCGTGAGCCGTGGCACGATGACCATCTGCGAATGA